Proteins from one Nakamurella multipartita DSM 44233 genomic window:
- a CDS encoding metal-sensitive transcriptional regulator yields the protein MTAASSEHAGPHGYISRKDDYLKRLRRIEGQARGLQKMVEDEKYCIDILTQVSAMTKALQSVALGLLDEHLSHCVVHAAQAGGPEADEKIREASEAIARLVRS from the coding sequence ATGACCGCAGCGTCGTCGGAACACGCAGGTCCGCACGGGTACATCAGTCGCAAGGACGACTACCTGAAGCGGTTGCGCCGCATCGAGGGGCAGGCCCGGGGTCTGCAGAAGATGGTCGAGGACGAGAAGTACTGCATTGACATCCTGACTCAGGTCTCCGCGATGACCAAGGCGTTGCAGTCGGTCGCCCTTGGCCTGCTGGACGAGCACCTGAGCCACTGTGTGGTGCACGCGGCCCAGGCCGGCGGCCCGGAGGCGGACGAGAAGATCCGCGAGGCCTCCGAGGCGATCGCCCGGCTGGTCCGGTCCTGA
- a CDS encoding TetR/AcrR family transcriptional regulator has translation MSTAGRRGPSQERGVLLDRIVTVARASFAEHGWAGTTLRAVAREAGVDSRLVSYYFRDKTALLQACLQPPPGYLERIAVVAASPLPQRGSALVQTLLDAWNDPATAAVLRSIILTAAHEPVALDRLGLIFRESMIGVVARELDDDERLLRAGLVASQLVGLAMTRYLWRLQPIADLPDDAVVRLIGPAVAAFLVGPLPRPEPASGSTDDGPAA, from the coding sequence ATGTCGACGGCCGGCCGCCGCGGCCCCAGTCAGGAACGAGGAGTCCTGCTGGACCGCATCGTCACCGTGGCGCGGGCATCGTTTGCCGAGCACGGGTGGGCGGGTACGACGCTCCGGGCGGTCGCCCGGGAGGCCGGCGTCGATTCCCGGCTGGTGTCGTACTACTTCCGGGACAAGACGGCGCTGCTGCAAGCTTGCCTGCAACCGCCGCCCGGGTACCTCGAACGCATCGCCGTGGTCGCCGCCTCGCCGCTGCCGCAGCGCGGATCGGCGCTGGTGCAGACGTTGCTGGACGCCTGGAACGACCCGGCCACGGCCGCCGTGCTGCGCTCGATCATCCTGACCGCCGCGCACGAACCGGTGGCCCTGGACCGGCTCGGCCTCATCTTTCGCGAGAGCATGATCGGGGTGGTCGCCCGCGAACTCGATGACGACGAGCGCCTGTTGCGGGCCGGGCTGGTGGCCAGTCAACTCGTCGGGCTGGCCATGACCCGCTACCTCTGGCGGCTCCAGCCGATCGCCGACCTGCCCGACGACGCGGTGGTCCGCCTGATCGGGCCCGCCGTGGCCGCCTTCCTCGTCGGACCGCTGCCGCGGCCCGAGCCGGCTTCGGGCTCGACCGACGACGGTCCGGCCGCCTAA
- a CDS encoding heavy metal translocating P-type ATPase, with product MTQQAVDLQIGGMTCASCAARIEKKLNRMPGVQASVNYATEKAHVVLPEGTEVAAAIATVEATGYTATLPRPILEPARPPDTDPAAGGAGEPALDPEVASLRRRLVISAALTLPVLVLAMVAPLQFDNWQWLSLTLAAPVVVWGAWPFHRAAWTNLRHGAATMDTLISLGVLAAFGWSLYALFFGGAGMPDMRMTFRLLPEPGAGADEIYLEVAAAVTVFILAGRYFEARAKKRSGAALRALMDMGAKDVSVLREGREQRVPVDQLVVGDRFVVRPGEKIATDGQVIEGASAVDASLLTGEPVPIEVGPGDAVTGATVNAGGRLVVRATRIGTDTQLAQMARLVEAAQSGKAPVQRLADRVSAVFVPVVIALAVGTLGFWLGAGAGAEAAFTAAVAVLIIACPCALGLATPTALLVGTGRGAQLGILIKGPEVLESTRRVDTIVLDKTGTITTGRMTLVEVIPGAGTDEAELLRLAGALEHASEHPVAAAIVDGARDRVGDLPAVESFVSTQGLGVHAVVDGHAVAAGRASWLAQEWAQPLDAELDRARRDAESAGRTVIAVGWDGAARGLLVVADTVKPTSAQAIAELRGLGLRPVLLTGDNAAAARAVAAEVGIDPADVIAEVLPADKVRTVADFQHRHAIVAMVGDGVNDAAALAQADLGLAMGTGTDVAIEASDLTLVRGDLRAAVDAIRLSRRTLGTIKGNLFWAFAYNVAALPLAMAGLLNPLIAGAAMAFSSVFVVSNSLRLRRFKAVSGRTA from the coding sequence ATGACGCAACAAGCGGTCGATCTGCAGATCGGTGGCATGACGTGCGCGTCCTGCGCCGCGCGGATCGAGAAGAAGCTCAATCGGATGCCCGGGGTGCAGGCCTCGGTGAACTACGCCACCGAGAAGGCCCATGTGGTGTTGCCGGAGGGCACCGAGGTGGCCGCGGCGATCGCCACCGTGGAGGCCACCGGCTACACCGCCACCCTGCCGCGCCCGATCCTCGAGCCGGCCCGCCCGCCGGACACCGACCCGGCGGCGGGCGGTGCGGGCGAGCCCGCGCTGGACCCGGAGGTGGCCTCGCTGCGCCGCCGGCTCGTCATCTCCGCGGCGCTGACCCTGCCGGTGCTGGTGCTGGCCATGGTCGCCCCGCTGCAGTTCGACAACTGGCAGTGGCTGAGCCTGACGCTGGCCGCGCCGGTCGTGGTCTGGGGCGCATGGCCGTTCCATCGCGCCGCCTGGACGAACCTGCGGCACGGGGCCGCGACCATGGACACGTTGATCAGTCTCGGCGTGCTGGCCGCGTTCGGGTGGTCGCTGTACGCCCTGTTCTTCGGTGGCGCCGGGATGCCGGACATGCGGATGACGTTCCGGTTGCTGCCCGAGCCCGGAGCCGGGGCGGACGAGATCTACCTGGAGGTGGCCGCCGCGGTCACCGTCTTCATCCTGGCCGGCCGGTACTTCGAGGCCCGGGCCAAGAAGCGCTCCGGCGCCGCCCTGCGGGCGCTGATGGACATGGGCGCCAAGGACGTGTCCGTGCTGCGCGAGGGCCGGGAGCAGCGGGTGCCGGTGGATCAGCTCGTGGTCGGCGACCGGTTCGTGGTCCGGCCGGGAGAGAAGATCGCCACCGACGGCCAGGTGATCGAGGGCGCGTCGGCGGTCGACGCGAGCCTGCTCACCGGCGAGCCGGTGCCGATCGAGGTCGGCCCCGGTGACGCCGTGACCGGGGCCACGGTGAACGCCGGTGGCCGGTTGGTGGTGCGGGCCACCCGGATCGGCACCGACACCCAGCTGGCCCAGATGGCCCGGCTGGTGGAGGCGGCGCAATCCGGCAAGGCGCCGGTGCAGCGGCTGGCCGACCGGGTCTCCGCGGTGTTCGTGCCCGTCGTGATCGCCCTGGCCGTCGGCACTCTGGGCTTCTGGCTGGGCGCCGGGGCCGGGGCCGAGGCCGCCTTCACCGCCGCGGTGGCGGTGCTGATCATCGCCTGCCCCTGTGCCCTGGGGCTGGCCACGCCGACCGCGTTGCTGGTCGGCACCGGCCGCGGCGCGCAGCTGGGCATCCTGATCAAGGGTCCCGAGGTCCTGGAATCGACCCGCCGGGTCGACACCATCGTGCTGGACAAGACCGGCACCATCACCACCGGGCGGATGACCCTGGTGGAGGTGATCCCGGGCGCCGGGACGGACGAGGCGGAGCTGCTCCGGCTGGCCGGCGCGCTCGAGCACGCCTCCGAACACCCGGTCGCCGCGGCGATCGTCGACGGTGCCCGCGACCGGGTCGGTGACCTGCCGGCGGTCGAATCGTTCGTCTCCACCCAGGGTCTGGGTGTGCACGCGGTAGTGGACGGGCACGCGGTGGCCGCCGGCCGAGCGTCCTGGCTGGCGCAGGAGTGGGCCCAGCCGCTGGACGCCGAGCTGGATCGGGCCCGTCGGGACGCCGAGTCGGCCGGTCGCACCGTGATCGCCGTCGGCTGGGACGGTGCCGCCCGGGGCCTGCTGGTGGTCGCCGACACGGTGAAACCGACCAGCGCGCAGGCGATTGCCGAGCTGCGCGGCCTGGGCCTGCGACCGGTGCTGCTGACCGGGGACAACGCAGCCGCCGCCCGGGCGGTCGCCGCCGAGGTCGGCATCGACCCGGCCGACGTCATCGCCGAGGTGCTGCCCGCCGACAAGGTCCGGACGGTCGCCGATTTCCAACATCGCCACGCCATCGTCGCGATGGTCGGCGACGGCGTCAACGACGCCGCGGCCCTGGCCCAGGCCGACCTGGGGCTGGCCATGGGCACGGGCACCGACGTGGCCATCGAGGCCTCGGACCTGACGCTGGTCCGCGGTGACCTGCGGGCGGCGGTGGACGCGATCCGGCTCTCCCGCCGGACCCTGGGCACCATCAAGGGCAACCTGTTCTGGGCGTTCGCCTACAACGTGGCCGCGCTGCCGCTGGCCATGGCCGGCCTGCTCAACCCGCTCATCGCGGGCGCCGCGATGGCCTTCTCCTCGGTGTTCGTGGTGTCCAACAGCCTGCGGCTGCGCCGGTTCAAGGCCGTCTCCGGTAGGACCGCCTGA
- a CDS encoding heavy metal translocating P-type ATPase, whose amino-acid sequence MSNHAATAVVEVSGVHWASSPAVTEAVLGRRPGVLTVDANPVSQTATVTYDPARTSVADLTGWVRDCGYHCAGQSVPEHLCDPMAEPAGSAQPDHGPARTDVADHQHAHPGGMSMDSMVRDMRNRFLVAAGLSVPVLLWSPIGREVLGFTAPAPFGLSDGVFSLLLSLPVIFYSASIFFAGAYRALRARTLDMMVLVAVGVGAGWLYSVGVTLTGLFTGESGEVFYEAATVLTAFVLLGHWFEMRARGGANDAIRALLELAPPKAVVLRDGQEVEVATADVAVGELLLVRPGAKIPVDGEVEAGDSEVDESMVTGESLPVPKAPGTPVIGASVNISGTLRVRATKVGADTALAQIVTLVQEAQNSKAPGQRLADRAAFWLVLVALVGGTVTFAVWLAVGAGVQTALLFAITVVVITCPDALGLATPTAIMVGTGLGAQRGVLFKNATALETAARIDTVVMDKTGTLTKGEPEVTDLVADGMDEQELVALAAAVERESEHPLAAAIVRHADDRGAPRRPATGFRSIAGHGAAATVDGRRVLVGNRRLMAQEHVDLGALAAHRDELAVTGRTAVFVAVDGRAVGVIALADAARDTAAAAAAALREAGVRVVMLTGDNEATARRIADQLGIDEVVAEVLPSEKASTVVSLQDKGRRVAMVGDGVNDAPALARADVGIAIGAGTDVAIETADVVLMRSDPLDVPVALQIGRGTRRTMRQNLGWAIGYNALALPIAAGVFEPAFGVVLRPEIAALTMSGSSLIVAVNALLLKRLRLPTRA is encoded by the coding sequence ATGAGCAATCACGCCGCCACGGCGGTGGTCGAGGTGTCCGGGGTGCACTGGGCGTCGTCCCCGGCCGTCACCGAAGCGGTGCTGGGCCGGCGGCCGGGGGTGCTTACCGTGGACGCGAACCCGGTGTCGCAGACCGCGACCGTCACCTACGACCCGGCCCGCACCAGCGTTGCCGACCTGACCGGATGGGTGCGCGACTGCGGGTACCACTGCGCCGGACAGTCGGTGCCCGAGCACCTGTGCGACCCGATGGCCGAACCCGCCGGCTCGGCGCAGCCTGACCACGGACCCGCCCGGACCGACGTCGCAGATCATCAGCACGCCCATCCCGGCGGCATGTCGATGGATTCGATGGTCCGGGACATGCGCAACCGGTTCCTGGTCGCCGCCGGGCTCTCGGTGCCGGTGCTGCTGTGGTCCCCGATCGGCCGGGAGGTCCTCGGGTTCACCGCGCCGGCGCCGTTCGGCCTGAGCGACGGTGTGTTCTCGCTGCTGCTGTCCCTGCCGGTCATCTTCTACTCGGCGTCGATCTTCTTCGCCGGCGCCTACCGGGCGCTGCGGGCGCGGACGCTGGACATGATGGTGCTGGTCGCCGTCGGGGTCGGCGCCGGTTGGCTCTACAGCGTCGGGGTCACCCTGACTGGCTTGTTCACCGGCGAGAGCGGTGAGGTCTTCTACGAGGCGGCCACCGTGCTCACCGCTTTCGTGCTGCTGGGGCATTGGTTCGAGATGCGCGCCCGCGGGGGTGCCAACGACGCCATCCGGGCCCTGCTGGAGCTCGCCCCGCCGAAGGCGGTGGTGCTGCGGGACGGGCAGGAGGTCGAGGTGGCCACCGCCGACGTCGCGGTGGGCGAGCTGCTGCTGGTCCGCCCGGGGGCCAAGATTCCCGTCGACGGCGAGGTCGAGGCGGGTGACTCCGAGGTCGATGAGTCGATGGTCACCGGCGAGAGCCTGCCCGTGCCCAAGGCACCGGGCACGCCGGTGATCGGGGCGTCGGTGAACATTTCCGGCACGCTGCGGGTACGGGCGACCAAGGTGGGCGCGGACACCGCCCTGGCTCAGATCGTCACCCTGGTGCAGGAAGCGCAGAACTCCAAGGCGCCCGGGCAACGGCTGGCCGACCGGGCCGCGTTCTGGCTGGTGCTGGTCGCGCTGGTCGGCGGCACCGTGACCTTTGCCGTCTGGCTGGCCGTGGGCGCCGGAGTGCAGACGGCGCTGCTGTTCGCCATCACCGTCGTGGTGATCACCTGCCCGGACGCGCTGGGCCTGGCCACCCCGACGGCGATCATGGTGGGCACCGGCCTCGGTGCGCAGCGGGGGGTGCTGTTCAAGAACGCCACCGCGCTGGAGACCGCGGCCCGGATCGACACCGTGGTCATGGACAAGACCGGCACCCTGACCAAGGGTGAACCCGAGGTCACCGACCTGGTCGCCGACGGCATGGACGAACAGGAACTGGTGGCCCTGGCCGCCGCGGTGGAACGCGAGTCCGAGCACCCGTTGGCCGCCGCGATCGTCCGGCACGCCGACGACCGGGGCGCCCCACGCCGGCCGGCGACCGGGTTTCGATCCATCGCCGGCCACGGCGCCGCGGCCACGGTCGACGGGCGCCGGGTCCTGGTCGGGAACCGCCGGCTGATGGCGCAGGAGCACGTCGACCTGGGTGCGCTCGCCGCGCACCGGGACGAGTTGGCCGTGACCGGCCGGACCGCGGTTTTCGTCGCGGTCGACGGCCGGGCCGTCGGGGTGATCGCCCTGGCCGACGCCGCCCGGGACACCGCGGCCGCCGCCGCCGCCGCGCTGCGGGAAGCGGGGGTTCGGGTGGTCATGCTCACCGGTGACAACGAAGCCACCGCCCGCCGGATCGCCGACCAGCTCGGCATCGACGAGGTCGTCGCCGAGGTGCTCCCGTCCGAGAAGGCCTCCACCGTGGTGTCTTTGCAGGACAAGGGCCGGCGGGTGGCCATGGTCGGCGACGGGGTGAACGACGCCCCGGCCCTGGCCCGGGCCGATGTCGGGATCGCGATCGGCGCCGGTACCGACGTCGCGATCGAGACCGCGGACGTCGTGCTGATGCGGTCCGATCCGCTGGACGTGCCGGTCGCCCTGCAGATCGGACGCGGCACCCGGCGCACGATGCGGCAGAACCTGGGCTGGGCCATCGGGTACAACGCGCTGGCGCTGCCCATCGCCGCCGGGGTCTTCGAACCGGCCTTCGGCGTGGTGCTGCGGCCCGAGATCGCGGCCCTGACGATGTCCGGCTCGAGCCTCATCGTGGCCGTCAACGCCCTGCTGCTCAAACGACTGCGGCTGCCCACCCGGGCGTGA
- a CDS encoding TetR/AcrR family transcriptional regulator, which produces MPGPSKAVAPPTSRRAQIVAVAAELFAERGFHGVSVYELGAAVGTSGAALYKHFANKEALLGEMLVGISERLLSEGQRRARAATPDGPEAVLAGLVDWHVEFALAHPALITVQLRDLASLSEDDRQTVRRLQREYVQLWISAIRAALGGDEARARSAAHATFGLINSTPHSARLRPEQMAELLHAMAIGALQASMR; this is translated from the coding sequence ATGCCGGGTCCCTCGAAGGCGGTCGCGCCACCCACCTCGCGGCGCGCCCAAATCGTTGCCGTGGCCGCCGAACTGTTCGCCGAACGCGGCTTCCATGGCGTCTCGGTCTACGAGTTGGGGGCGGCGGTGGGCACCTCGGGCGCGGCTTTGTACAAGCACTTCGCGAACAAGGAGGCGTTGCTGGGGGAGATGCTGGTGGGCATCAGCGAACGGCTGCTGTCCGAGGGGCAGCGCCGCGCGCGGGCCGCCACCCCCGACGGACCCGAGGCGGTCCTGGCCGGCCTGGTCGACTGGCACGTCGAGTTCGCCCTGGCCCACCCGGCGTTGATCACCGTGCAGCTGCGTGACCTGGCCAGCCTGTCCGAGGACGACCGGCAGACCGTGCGCCGGCTGCAGCGCGAGTACGTCCAGCTCTGGATCAGTGCGATCCGGGCCGCGCTGGGCGGCGACGAGGCGCGCGCCCGTTCGGCCGCCCATGCCACCTTCGGGCTGATCAACTCGACCCCGCACAGCGCCCGCCTGCGCCCCGAGCAGATGGCCGAATTGCTGCACGCCATGGCCATCGGGGCCCTGCAGGCCTCGATGCGCTGA
- a CDS encoding CocE/NonD family hydrolase codes for MGTTVKSAGIGPGERRLNGPQTTGRDYRQLSEPRFPMTTDEDVEIRVRDGSRLFADVHRPDGQGRFPALISASPYPRQIQNLGAPLGFIEAGASDFFVPRGYVQVIVNLRSTGGSDGTFGFFDGQERRDLHDIVEWAAAQPWCDGAVGMIGISYFAMAQLEAAVEKPPHLKAIFPVAVTPDLYDAAYHHGLLNASFDAPFMSAMGVTSGRSDAFWRGKLLAAVRHILTEPPIHARLAHMNGEAAVTGLKKVMRLHYDAVPWDELFTQIAIEHQVRDAFWDDRNVLPGLAEVDIPVYLGCDWQNVPLHLPGTFTTWEALQHNPNVRMGMLGEFGLTWPWESLHVEALAWFDHWLKGRDTGIMDGPPVRYFLPGLDEWRTASTWPPPAEHRTFALGANGQLGAGPGTSGSRRYLCDGGGLNRLRNANPFPLPGLLSWDSAPLDQDTDVVGEIELRLRASSTATDTAWIATLQDVAADGSATDVTAGYLRASLRAVDEPASRPGAPVLPCRDPRAVPIGTPVDYRIPLVPNARRFQAGHRIRLVLTSDDQPADRPAIMNFRHTPVGTSAINEIFADSQLLLPVLTRSS; via the coding sequence ATGGGCACCACGGTCAAGTCAGCCGGAATCGGTCCCGGCGAGCGCCGGCTCAACGGCCCGCAGACGACCGGTCGGGACTACCGGCAGTTGTCCGAACCGCGCTTCCCGATGACCACCGACGAGGACGTCGAGATCCGCGTGCGGGACGGGTCCCGGCTGTTCGCCGACGTGCACCGACCGGACGGGCAGGGCCGCTTCCCGGCCCTGATCTCCGCCTCCCCCTACCCCCGTCAGATCCAGAACCTCGGCGCCCCCTTGGGTTTCATCGAGGCCGGGGCGAGCGATTTCTTCGTACCGCGCGGCTACGTTCAGGTCATCGTGAACCTGCGGTCCACCGGTGGCTCGGATGGCACCTTCGGGTTCTTCGACGGGCAGGAGCGGCGCGACCTGCACGACATCGTGGAGTGGGCCGCCGCCCAACCCTGGTGCGACGGCGCGGTGGGCATGATCGGCATCAGCTACTTCGCGATGGCCCAGCTGGAAGCCGCGGTGGAAAAGCCGCCGCACCTCAAAGCCATCTTCCCCGTCGCCGTCACCCCCGACCTGTACGACGCGGCATACCACCACGGCCTGCTCAACGCCAGCTTCGACGCCCCCTTCATGTCCGCCATGGGCGTGACCTCCGGTCGCAGCGACGCCTTCTGGCGGGGCAAGCTGCTGGCCGCCGTCCGGCACATCCTGACCGAGCCGCCGATCCATGCCCGGTTGGCGCACATGAACGGTGAGGCGGCCGTCACCGGGCTCAAGAAGGTGATGCGGCTGCACTACGACGCGGTGCCCTGGGACGAGCTGTTCACCCAGATCGCCATCGAACACCAGGTTCGGGACGCGTTCTGGGACGACCGCAACGTGCTGCCCGGGCTGGCCGAGGTCGACATCCCGGTCTACCTGGGCTGCGACTGGCAGAACGTGCCGCTGCACCTGCCCGGCACCTTCACGACTTGGGAGGCGTTGCAGCACAACCCGAACGTGCGGATGGGCATGCTCGGCGAGTTCGGCCTCACCTGGCCCTGGGAGAGCCTGCACGTCGAGGCCCTGGCCTGGTTCGACCACTGGCTCAAGGGCCGGGACACCGGCATCATGGACGGTCCGCCGGTCCGCTACTTCCTGCCCGGGCTCGACGAATGGCGCACCGCGTCCACGTGGCCGCCCCCGGCGGAGCACCGCACCTTCGCGCTCGGCGCGAACGGGCAGCTCGGGGCCGGGCCGGGCACATCGGGTTCGCGGCGCTACCTGTGCGACGGAGGCGGGCTGAACCGGCTGCGCAACGCCAACCCGTTCCCGCTGCCGGGCCTGCTGAGCTGGGACTCGGCACCGTTGGATCAGGACACCGACGTGGTCGGCGAGATCGAACTGCGGCTGCGGGCGAGCAGCACCGCGACCGACACCGCCTGGATCGCCACCCTGCAGGACGTCGCCGCCGACGGCTCCGCCACCGACGTCACCGCCGGCTACCTGCGGGCCAGCCTGCGCGCCGTGGACGAGCCGGCCAGCCGGCCAGGGGCGCCGGTGCTGCCCTGCCGGGACCCCCGGGCGGTGCCGATCGGGACCCCGGTCGACTACCGAATCCCGCTGGTGCCCAACGCCCGCCGCTTCCAAGCCGGCCACCGCATCCGGCTCGTGCTGACCAGTGACGACCAGCCGGCGGACCGCCCGGCGATCATGAACTTCCGGCACACCCCGGTGGGCACCAGCGCGATCAACGAGATCTTCGCCGACTCGCAGCTGCTGCTGCCGGTGCTGACCCGCTCGTCCTAG
- a CDS encoding heavy-metal-associated domain-containing protein yields the protein MSTTTATYAVSGMTCSHCVTAVTEEVSQLDGVSAVEVDLHAGGDSRVTVTSRAPLPLDAVRAAIDEAGYSLAS from the coding sequence ATGAGCACCACGACAGCCACCTACGCGGTCTCCGGCATGACCTGCTCGCACTGCGTCACCGCGGTCACCGAGGAGGTGTCGCAGCTGGACGGCGTGAGCGCCGTCGAGGTCGACCTGCACGCCGGCGGGGATTCCCGGGTCACGGTGACCAGCAGGGCGCCGCTGCCGCTGGACGCGGTGCGCGCGGCCATCGACGAGGCCGGTTACTCGCTGGCCTCCTGA
- a CDS encoding DUF6325 family protein — protein MTEVVEQAAVDELGPVDYLVVEFPGSDFKGEILGELADLVQRGIVRVLDALIIVKDPDGSYEAFEFDSAEVGELGEIRGLEAELAELLSADDVTAVAEALEPGSAAGLLVYENLWAATFASAVRRAGGQLVANGRIPVQALLAAIEEDLDDDGPQS, from the coding sequence ATGACCGAAGTGGTCGAGCAAGCAGCGGTCGATGAGCTGGGACCGGTCGACTACCTGGTGGTCGAGTTCCCGGGCAGTGACTTCAAGGGCGAGATCCTCGGCGAGCTCGCCGATCTCGTCCAGCGCGGCATCGTGCGGGTGCTGGATGCGCTGATCATCGTCAAGGATCCGGACGGCAGCTACGAGGCGTTCGAGTTCGACAGCGCCGAGGTCGGCGAACTCGGCGAGATCCGCGGCCTGGAAGCCGAACTGGCGGAGCTGCTCAGTGCCGATGACGTCACCGCCGTGGCCGAGGCGCTCGAGCCGGGCAGTGCCGCCGGCCTGCTGGTGTACGAGAACCTCTGGGCGGCAACGTTCGCCAGCGCCGTTCGCCGGGCCGGCGGGCAGTTGGTGGCCAACGGCCGGATTCCCGTCCAAGCCCTGCTCGCCGCGATCGAGGAGGACCTGGACGACGACGGCCCACAGAGTTGA
- a CDS encoding DUF7144 family membrane protein, giving the protein MSHDDSTRRSDPDRGSSGFAVGMTMFAAIALMVVGLFQALEGLIALFNDTLYAVGEKWVFAFDLTTWGWIHLVVGLIVALAGYFVLTGAVWARTVGVIMAVLSALLNFVWLPYYPVYSVVVIALDVLVIWALIAHGREIAR; this is encoded by the coding sequence ATGAGCCACGACGACTCGACCAGGAGGTCCGACCCGGACCGGGGTTCGAGCGGTTTCGCGGTCGGCATGACCATGTTCGCGGCCATCGCCCTGATGGTCGTCGGCCTGTTCCAGGCCCTCGAGGGGCTCATCGCCCTGTTCAACGACACCCTGTACGCGGTGGGCGAGAAGTGGGTCTTCGCCTTCGATCTGACCACCTGGGGCTGGATCCATCTCGTCGTCGGCCTGATCGTCGCGCTCGCCGGCTACTTCGTGCTCACCGGCGCCGTGTGGGCCAGGACGGTCGGCGTCATCATGGCCGTCCTGAGCGCCCTGCTGAACTTCGTCTGGTTGCCCTACTACCCGGTCTACAGCGTCGTGGTCATCGCTCTTGATGTGCTGGTCATCTGGGCCCTGATCGCGCACGGCCGCGAGATCGCGAGGTAG
- a CDS encoding acyl-CoA dehydrogenase family protein — protein sequence MIELSPEHEAFRASVRDFAEKQIAPHVAQWDRDHYFPVDVVRSMGELGLFGLTAPEEFGGAGADGDFTALCVAIEELGRVDQSLGVTLEAGVGLGINPILTFGTPEQQQLWLPDLVAGRTLAGFGLTEPGAGSDAGATRTKADLVDGEWIINGAKQFITNSGSSITSLVTVTARTGERTGGRPEISTVIVPAGTPGFLVEPAYHKLGWHISDTHPLTFIDCRVPESNLLGERGRGYAQFLSILDDGRVAIAALAVGLIQACVDLCVQYATDRHTMGGPIGRKQGVAFPIADLEVMLHASRALTYRAAAMKDAMLAGHPGAPTVARFKHAAAVAKLYSSESAVTATRIATQVFGGYGFMEEYPVARFYRDAKILEIGEGTSEVQRLLIARGLGLPVE from the coding sequence ATGATCGAGCTCTCCCCGGAGCACGAAGCATTCCGCGCGTCCGTGCGCGACTTCGCCGAGAAACAGATCGCCCCGCACGTCGCGCAATGGGACCGGGACCACTACTTCCCGGTCGACGTGGTCCGCAGCATGGGCGAGCTGGGCCTGTTCGGCCTGACCGCACCCGAGGAGTTCGGCGGCGCCGGAGCCGACGGCGATTTCACCGCACTGTGTGTCGCGATCGAGGAACTCGGCCGGGTCGACCAGTCGCTGGGGGTCACCCTGGAGGCCGGGGTCGGCCTGGGCATCAACCCGATCCTGACCTTCGGCACCCCCGAGCAGCAGCAGCTCTGGCTGCCCGACCTGGTCGCCGGCCGCACGCTCGCCGGCTTCGGCCTGACCGAGCCGGGCGCGGGGTCGGACGCCGGGGCCACCCGCACCAAGGCCGATCTCGTCGACGGCGAATGGATCATCAACGGGGCCAAGCAGTTCATCACCAACTCCGGCTCCTCGATCACCAGCCTGGTGACGGTGACCGCCCGCACCGGCGAACGCACCGGGGGCCGTCCGGAGATCAGCACCGTCATCGTGCCCGCCGGCACCCCGGGTTTCCTCGTCGAACCGGCCTATCACAAGCTCGGCTGGCACATCTCGGACACCCATCCGCTGACCTTCATCGACTGCCGCGTCCCGGAAAGCAATCTGCTCGGCGAGCGCGGTCGCGGGTACGCCCAGTTCCTGTCCATCCTGGACGACGGCCGGGTGGCGATCGCCGCGCTGGCCGTCGGGCTGATCCAGGCCTGCGTCGACCTGTGCGTCCAGTACGCCACCGACCGGCACACCATGGGCGGCCCGATCGGGCGCAAGCAGGGGGTCGCGTTCCCGATCGCCGACCTCGAGGTGATGCTGCACGCCTCCCGCGCACTGACCTACCGGGCGGCGGCCATGAAGGACGCGATGCTGGCCGGGCATCCGGGGGCGCCGACGGTGGCCCGGTTCAAGCACGCGGCGGCGGTGGCCAAGCTGTACAGCTCCGAATCGGCCGTGACCGCCACCCGGATCGCCACCCAGGTCTTCGGCGGCTACGGCTTCATGGAGGAGTACCCGGTGGCCCGCTTCTACCGCGACGCCAAGATCCTGGAGATCGGCGAGGGCACCTCCGAGGTGCAGCGGTTGCTCATTGCCCGCGGCCTCGGCCTGCCGGTGGAATGA